A region of Tolypothrix sp. NIES-4075 DNA encodes the following proteins:
- a CDS encoding two-partner secretion domain-containing protein, which produces MKPNWKTLFLLTTCCTLGLMTSVRAQVSPDGTLSTTVNSPDNLNFTINNGNRVGGNLFHSFREFSVPNGGSAVFQNPLDVQNIINRVTGGSLSQINGLIQTQGSANLFLLNPAGIFFGPNARLNIGGSFFATTADSFLFENGLEFSATNPQAPLLTVNIPIGLRFRDNPGNITNQSPLIPQVPPGQTLALIGGDVNFDGGSLTALGVNVEIGGLKAPGTVVINNDRSLSFPDQVTRGDISFRNGASVDVSFIGGGSIALNGRNVEVSGGSRLDAGIFPGFGMSEAQAGDITINATDKVTITGTANSGSTVIANTVGSEAAGNAGKVIINTGSLEGSGNFVIGSSTFGQGNAGTVSITAKDNVSLEGLEEFGSGVGSLVGSSAMGNGADIIINARSLSLSNFAQLATSTLGQGRAGNIQVNGSESISVNTNSILQANSFTDGQNAGNIDLRATEGSIVINQASIGSSAQNTGFAGDITLNARDQVSIDRSTIESTGEEGRIFIGQSINNAPPVVPSSININNSTVSTTNSGTTFAGDIALNARDQVSLNQSTIESNGNFGLIFIGKNDTYGDRTSSPRVVKLEGSSLSTTNQSITGADDTPFNSGNISIDAIDSISLNNQSFIQALTRHRGNAGNVTLRAENGDISLAGGSNIFSTVESGGTGNAGKIDVTTRNLSLTDGSELQTLVRAGQRGNAGNITVQASGNVSFSGFTNIDRAGNSGLFPSGIFNEVESGGSGNAGNILINAASIFLDNGALLRTTNASDGFAGDIALNARDQISLDRRSIIESNGNRGRIFIGKNDTYGDGISSPKVVSLNNTSVLSTRNGNIIEAPDRQINSGNVSVDAQDSIFLGNGSEITAATDRRGNGGDVTIRSGNSVTLSGVAPTVLQDGTAGGFSSGLFTNAEEGSIGRGGQIFVQTPNLRVLDGAVISARSRSGANAGNIRVNSRNVDLRGGGQILVTAVRGGNAGNVDVTANRITISGTDPTYFARFNQVAQFGRDIAEQRIDPVAPESGIFVNSTGTGQGGNLSIQGNTLTLDRGIISASTASADGGNINLSLRNFLRLQNESLISANAGGQQNGGNAGNITINTPFIVAFPRNNDIIANAVSGSGGRVRTNATLFGIVPRTRADLARLGVPGLNPRNLSTSDITAFSEQNSNFGDNVLVTSPDVDPSRGLVELPETVTDPTQKIAQNPCQQGVGNEFFVTGRGGLPTTPNQTLSSDNVRVDLLQPVASSGNSRSATIIKPATNPTATRVPAQGWIFNDKGQVVLTAYDPTNTGSQRPFSTAACPAR; this is translated from the coding sequence ATGAAACCGAATTGGAAAACGCTTTTTCTCTTGACTACCTGTTGCACTTTGGGTTTGATGACCAGCGTTAGAGCGCAAGTTTCTCCTGATGGAACATTATCTACCACTGTTAACAGTCCCGATAACTTAAATTTCACCATCAATAATGGCAATCGAGTTGGAGGAAACCTTTTTCACAGCTTCAGAGAATTTTCTGTTCCCAATGGTGGTTCGGCTGTTTTCCAAAATCCTTTGGATGTGCAAAATATAATCAACCGTGTGACCGGAGGTTCTTTATCTCAAATTAATGGTTTGATTCAAACCCAAGGTAGCGCGAACTTATTTTTACTCAATCCGGCTGGTATTTTCTTTGGACCAAATGCTCGTTTAAATATTGGTGGTTCATTTTTTGCCACCACCGCTGATAGTTTCTTGTTTGAGAACGGATTGGAATTTAGCGCTACCAACCCGCAAGCACCATTATTAACTGTGAATATTCCCATTGGCTTGCGATTTCGGGATAATCCGGGAAATATTACTAATCAATCGCCTCTTATCCCTCAAGTGCCGCCAGGACAAACCTTAGCGCTGATAGGTGGTGACGTTAATTTCGATGGTGGAAGTCTGACAGCACTAGGAGTAAATGTTGAGATAGGCGGATTAAAAGCACCGGGAACGGTGGTAATTAATAATGATCGCAGTTTGAGCTTTCCCGATCAGGTGACTCGTGGGGATATATCTTTCAGGAATGGTGCTTCAGTAGATGTAAGCTTTATTGGTGGAGGTAGTATTGCCCTTAATGGACGCAATGTAGAAGTTTCCGGGGGAAGTCGTCTTGACGCTGGCATATTTCCTGGTTTTGGCATGTCAGAAGCTCAAGCAGGCGATATTACTATTAATGCGACTGATAAAGTGACAATTACGGGAACAGCTAACTCCGGTAGTACTGTAATAGCCAATACAGTGGGTAGTGAAGCCGCAGGAAACGCTGGAAAGGTAATAATTAACACGGGAAGCCTTGAAGGAAGCGGTAATTTTGTAATAGGTTCCTCTACCTTTGGACAAGGAAATGCTGGAACGGTTAGCATTACCGCTAAAGATAATGTCTCTTTAGAAGGGTTGGAGGAATTTGGTAGCGGAGTTGGCAGTCTTGTAGGTTCATCAGCGATGGGAAATGGAGCGGATATTATTATTAATGCGCGATCGCTCTCTTTATCTAACTTTGCTCAATTGGCTACCTCCACCCTTGGACAAGGAAGAGCTGGTAATATTCAAGTTAATGGTTCAGAATCCATTTCTGTAAATACTAACTCTATCCTGCAAGCTAACTCTTTTACTGACGGACAAAATGCGGGCAATATTGATTTAAGAGCAACCGAAGGCTCGATTGTTATCAATCAAGCAAGCATTGGTAGTAGCGCCCAAAATACTGGATTTGCCGGAGATATCACTCTTAATGCCCGTGACCAAGTTTCTATAGACCGAAGCACCATCGAGAGTACTGGAGAAGAAGGACGCATTTTTATTGGTCAATCTATAAATAATGCTCCACCTGTGGTACCCAGTAGCATTAACATCAATAACTCGACAGTGAGTACTACTAACTCTGGTACAACATTTGCAGGCGATATTGCGCTAAATGCCCGTGACCAAGTTTCTCTCAACCAAAGTACTATTGAGAGCAATGGTAACTTTGGGTTAATATTTATTGGCAAGAATGACACTTATGGTGATCGAACTTCTTCACCCAGAGTAGTAAAGCTCGAAGGTTCTTCTTTAAGTACGACAAATCAGAGTATTACAGGTGCTGATGATACGCCATTTAATTCTGGGAATATATCGATTGATGCGATCGATAGTATTTCCCTAAATAATCAGTCTTTCATCCAAGCTTTAACTCGGCATAGAGGAAATGCAGGCAACGTGACGCTTCGGGCAGAAAATGGAGATATTTCCCTTGCTGGTGGGAGTAACATCTTCAGTACGGTGGAGTCTGGAGGAACGGGCAATGCCGGGAAAATTGATGTTACCACCAGAAATCTTTCCCTGACTGATGGTTCTGAACTGCAAACTTTAGTTCGCGCCGGACAACGGGGTAATGCTGGTAACATCACCGTTCAAGCGAGTGGCAATGTTTCCTTTTCTGGGTTTACTAATATTGATCGCGCAGGCAATTCAGGCTTATTCCCCAGTGGTATTTTTAACGAAGTGGAGTCAGGAGGCAGCGGTAATGCGGGCAATATTCTCATCAACGCTGCTTCTATATTTTTAGATAATGGCGCTCTATTGAGAACAACAAATGCAAGTGATGGATTTGCAGGAGATATTGCGCTAAATGCCCGTGATCAGATTTCTCTAGACCGACGAAGCATCATCGAGAGCAATGGAAACCGTGGGCGAATTTTTATTGGCAAGAATGACACTTATGGAGACGGAATTTCCTCACCCAAGGTAGTTAGTCTAAACAACACTTCTGTCTTAAGTACCAGGAACGGGAATATTATAGAAGCTCCAGATAGGCAAATAAACTCTGGTAATGTATCGGTTGATGCTCAAGATAGCATTTTTCTAGGGAATGGGTCAGAAATAACCGCTGCCACCGACCGTCGTGGAAATGGTGGGGACGTGACGATCCGGTCGGGAAATTCTGTAACTCTCTCTGGTGTCGCTCCCACAGTACTTCAGGATGGCACGGCAGGTGGCTTTTCTAGTGGGTTATTTACAAATGCTGAAGAGGGAAGCATTGGTCGAGGAGGTCAAATCTTTGTGCAAACACCTAATTTACGAGTACTAGATGGAGCAGTTATCAGTGCTAGAAGCAGGAGTGGGGCAAATGCCGGCAATATTAGAGTTAATTCTCGAAACGTAGACTTGAGAGGTGGTGGTCAAATTCTGGTTACTGCTGTCAGAGGAGGCAATGCAGGTAACGTTGACGTGACTGCGAATCGCATTACCATTTCCGGTACTGACCCCACTTATTTTGCCCGATTTAACCAAGTAGCTCAGTTTGGTCGGGATATAGCTGAACAACGTATTGATCCCGTAGCGCCAGAAAGCGGAATATTTGTCAATAGTACTGGTACGGGACAAGGTGGTAATCTATCTATTCAGGGAAACACCTTAACCCTCGATCGCGGAATTATCAGCGCCTCAACTGCCTCAGCTGACGGTGGTAACATTAATTTGAGCTTACGCAACTTTTTGCGGTTGCAAAATGAAAGTCTCATTTCTGCCAACGCAGGCGGTCAACAAAATGGGGGAAACGCCGGTAACATTACAATCAATACGCCCTTCATTGTCGCTTTTCCCCGGAATAATGACATTATCGCTAACGCTGTAAGTGGCAGCGGTGGGCGAGTCAGAACTAATGCTACTCTGTTTGGTATAGTTCCTCGTACTCGCGCAGACCTTGCGAGACTCGGTGTTCCAGGTTTAAATCCGAGAAATCTATCCACAAGTGACATCACTGCTTTTTCAGAGCAAAATTCCAACTTTGGTGACAACGTACTAGTGACTTCCCCAGATGTTGACCCCAGTCGCGGGTTAGTTGAATTACCAGAAACTGTCACCGACCCGACACAGAAAATTGCTCAAAATCCCTGTCAACAAGGTGTCGGCAATGAATTCTTCGTCACCGGACGCGGTGGTTTACCAACAACTCCCAATCAAACTCTCAGCAGTGATAATGTTCGCGTTGATTTGCTACAACCTGTTGCCAGTTCGGGCAATTCTCGTAGTGCAACTATTATAAAGCCTGCAACTAATCCAACTGCGACACGCGTACCTGCTCAAGGATGGATATTCAACGATAAAGGTCAGGTAGTTCTCACCGCATACGATCCTACCAATACTGGTTCTCAACGTCCTTTTAGCACTGCTGCTTGCCCTGCACGTTGA
- a CDS encoding ShlB/FhaC/HecB family hemolysin secretion/activation protein produces MILGRHYRCLNLAALLTIEALISISSHKVLAESLPDELLEAEIPFQEFLTPAYNTTASPIILSQVINPVPPLPPPPQPIPTPQPLPETPLDETPVKPPSSEPRPEIPGSITVKKFEFEGNTAFNDEKLRKVTAEFTNTPITFARLLQVEAVVTKLYTDAGYINSGAFIPVQVFSREGGVVKVEVVEGGIEDIKITGNRRLNSEYIRSRIRLGVSKPLNRNRLLKALQVLQTNPLIKNISVELSVGSRPEQSLLEVKVVEADSFRTEFFVDNGRVPSVGSFRRGVRINENNLFGFGDRATAQYTNTDGSNTLDLSYWVPLNPRNGTLTLSGGFADTNVIEPPFDRIDIVGDYFYVDLSYRQPIIETATQELALGLSLSRQQSQTQLLGRNFFLSPGADNNGETRLSTLRFFQEYTQRTPQQVLAFRSQFSLGVGLFDATVNSQPPDSRYFSWRGQGQYVRLLAPETLFVFRSDAQFATRSLVPLEQFSIGGLQSVRGYRQDQLLVDNGFFASAEVRLPILRVNQVDGLLQIVPFIDFGIGWNSSGDRNPDPNTLVGTGVGLQWQMGNQLNARLDYGFPLIDVNSSDRTLQEQGLYFSVNYSPF; encoded by the coding sequence ATGATTCTGGGCAGGCATTACAGGTGCTTGAATCTAGCTGCTTTGTTGACAATCGAGGCGTTAATCAGCATCTCTAGTCATAAAGTCTTAGCTGAAAGCTTACCTGATGAACTTCTAGAAGCTGAAATACCTTTTCAGGAATTTTTGACTCCTGCTTATAACACTACAGCATCGCCTATTATTCTATCTCAAGTTATCAACCCTGTTCCACCGCTACCGCCACCTCCACAGCCAATTCCGACTCCCCAGCCATTACCAGAAACTCCTCTTGATGAAACTCCAGTAAAACCTCCTTCATCTGAACCACGCCCAGAAATTCCTGGAAGCATCACCGTCAAGAAGTTTGAGTTTGAAGGTAACACAGCATTTAATGATGAAAAGTTAAGAAAGGTTACAGCCGAATTCACCAATACACCAATTACTTTCGCGAGATTGTTACAAGTTGAGGCTGTGGTAACAAAGCTCTACACTGATGCTGGGTACATCAATTCTGGTGCTTTTATTCCAGTTCAAGTTTTTTCTAGAGAGGGTGGAGTAGTCAAAGTTGAGGTTGTTGAAGGTGGAATAGAAGACATTAAAATAACGGGTAATCGACGGTTAAATTCTGAATACATCCGCAGTCGAATCAGACTTGGGGTATCCAAACCTTTGAATCGAAACCGTTTGTTGAAAGCGCTGCAAGTATTGCAAACTAACCCTTTGATTAAAAATATTTCGGTTGAACTGTCTGTTGGGTCACGTCCGGAACAGAGTTTACTGGAAGTCAAGGTAGTAGAAGCAGACTCGTTTAGAACAGAATTTTTTGTTGATAATGGTCGTGTTCCGAGTGTAGGTAGTTTTCGCAGGGGTGTGCGGATCAACGAAAACAATTTATTTGGGTTTGGCGATCGCGCAACTGCCCAATATACTAATACCGATGGCAGTAACACTTTAGATTTGAGCTATTGGGTACCGCTCAATCCTCGCAATGGTACACTTACTTTATCTGGCGGATTTGCAGACACTAACGTCATTGAACCACCTTTCGATCGCATTGATATCGTAGGTGACTATTTTTATGTAGATTTGAGTTACCGCCAGCCGATAATCGAAACTGCTACCCAAGAATTAGCATTAGGTCTATCTTTGTCTCGACAGCAAAGCCAGACCCAACTTTTAGGACGAAACTTTTTCCTTTCTCCTGGAGCTGATAATAATGGGGAAACTCGCTTATCAACGTTGCGGTTTTTTCAGGAATATACACAACGCACTCCCCAGCAAGTTTTAGCTTTTCGCTCTCAATTTAGTCTTGGGGTAGGGTTGTTTGATGCTACTGTCAACAGCCAACCTCCTGATAGTCGGTATTTCTCTTGGAGGGGACAAGGACAGTATGTGCGACTTTTAGCACCGGAAACATTGTTTGTATTTCGTTCTGACGCACAGTTTGCAACGAGATCCCTAGTACCTTTAGAGCAATTTAGCATTGGAGGTTTGCAAAGCGTCCGGGGTTATCGTCAGGATCAGCTTTTGGTTGATAATGGCTTTTTTGCTTCAGCAGAAGTGAGATTACCGATTCTGCGGGTAAATCAGGTAGACGGACTTTTGCAAATAGTGCCGTTTATCGATTTTGGCATTGGCTGGAATAGTTCAGGCGATCGCAATCCAGATCCGAATACTTTGGTGGGTACGGGGGTAGGCTTGCAATGGCAAATGGGCAACCAGCTTAACGCTCGTCTTGATTATGGTTTTCCCTTAATTGATGTTAATTCGAGCGATCGAACTTTGCAAGAGCAAGGTTTATATTTTTCAGTTAATTACAGTCCTTTTTAG
- a CDS encoding CHAT domain-containing protein, which translates to MQKSSKKRSLTKSRKVSPLFLAALLFILSAAISPAIAKVPSSTFVVQSPQNAEQQANKAIQLYREGKFTEAAAAWKLTANVFLAQGDRLNQAMALSNLSLTYQQLGQWEQAKDAIAQSLQILESQPENKEKLEIQAQSLDVFGSLQREIGQSADALNSWQKAANIYSKINQPLKVAQSKINQTQAMQDLGLYPRACKTLLEVLNKQIEGVKSCQELGQLTTEKLTQKLKKLDNESPSLTVAVGLRSLGEVLRLVDQPEQSEIILAKSLNIAEKLRSPQDIAVTYLSIGNTARYLAEQEKDRLVGRRLNYEQKALDAYNEVIRLSPSPMTQQQAQLNKLSLLLQIEEIPAAELWRSLNSQLSSLSPSRTGVYQQINFAQTFINLAQTKKLTLGANSQLPTFNDIDKILAKATEQAKSLGDKRAEAYALGNRGGLYELTEATPQTQAEKFTQQALSIVSNFEAPDIAYQFFWQLGRIRKSQGNIEDAIAAYTKAYNALQSLRGDLVANNAELQFSFRDRVEPIYRELVDLDLQYAASLNKQLKNDKSQKLLTQARDVIESLQVAELNNFFREACVEKIAKQIDTVDKTAAVIYPIILGDRLEVILSLPNQPLTLHTKQIFRPAFDETVEMVQRSLLTPDSIVENLLPEYKKLYDWLIQPLEKELATSKVSNLVFVLDGELRNIPMSILHDGNNYLIEKYPIAVTSGLQLIEPKPLAEIKLRALTAGLSQVSKEFTGQFKPLIYVEEELKQIKNSGIPSQPILNAQFTSKEFKKEIVGSGFPIVHLATHGQFSSKAEDTFILAWDSRINVIDFGNLLRNSTLNQGRPIELLVLSACETASGDERAALGLAGVAVRAGARSTLATLWSVEDKSTAKIMGELYRQLEQAKEKKINRAQVLQYSQLSLLKDSKEKQYNHPHYWAPFVLVGNWQ; encoded by the coding sequence ATGCAAAAATCTTCTAAAAAGCGATCGCTCACCAAAAGTCGCAAAGTGTCTCCGCTCTTTCTCGCAGCTTTGTTATTTATTCTCTCAGCGGCAATCTCACCTGCGATCGCTAAAGTTCCTTCATCAACTTTTGTTGTCCAAAGTCCGCAGAATGCCGAGCAGCAAGCTAACAAAGCTATTCAATTATATCGTGAGGGAAAATTCACAGAAGCGGCAGCAGCATGGAAATTAACAGCTAATGTTTTTCTGGCTCAAGGTGATAGATTAAATCAAGCAATGGCGTTGAGTAATCTATCTTTAACTTATCAACAATTAGGACAATGGGAACAAGCAAAAGATGCGATCGCCCAAAGTTTACAAATTCTCGAAAGCCAGCCAGAAAATAAAGAAAAACTGGAAATCCAAGCTCAAAGTTTAGACGTTTTCGGTTCTTTGCAAAGAGAAATAGGACAATCGGCAGATGCTCTCAACTCTTGGCAAAAAGCTGCTAATATCTATAGCAAAATTAATCAACCTTTGAAAGTTGCCCAAAGCAAGATAAATCAAACTCAAGCAATGCAAGATTTAGGTCTTTATCCTCGCGCTTGCAAAACTTTATTAGAAGTATTGAATAAACAGATTGAAGGAGTGAAAAGTTGTCAAGAATTAGGTCAATTAACTACAGAAAAATTAACTCAAAAGCTGAAAAAACTTGACAATGAATCTCCCTCTCTAACTGTAGCGGTAGGATTAAGAAGCCTTGGGGAAGTGCTACGATTAGTAGATCAGCCAGAGCAGTCAGAAATCATTTTAGCAAAAAGTTTAAATATAGCTGAAAAATTGCGTTCTCCTCAAGACATAGCTGTTACTTATCTTAGTATAGGTAACACTGCACGCTACTTAGCTGAACAGGAAAAAGACAGGCTTGTGGGTAGAAGATTGAATTATGAACAAAAAGCATTAGACGCTTATAACGAGGTGATAAGGCTATCCCCATCGCCAATGACGCAACAGCAAGCACAATTAAATAAACTAAGTTTATTACTGCAAATTGAAGAGATTCCAGCAGCAGAATTATGGCGATCGCTTAATTCTCAATTAAGTAGCTTATCCCCTAGTCGTACCGGAGTATACCAGCAAATCAACTTTGCTCAAACTTTTATTAACTTAGCTCAAACCAAAAAATTGACGCTGGGTGCTAATTCTCAACTGCCAACTTTTAACGACATTGATAAAATATTAGCTAAAGCTACAGAACAAGCCAAAAGTTTGGGAGACAAACGAGCTGAAGCTTATGCTTTAGGAAATCGTGGTGGACTGTATGAACTAACTGAAGCAACACCACAGACACAAGCCGAAAAATTTACTCAACAAGCTTTGAGTATAGTTTCAAATTTTGAAGCACCAGACATAGCTTACCAGTTTTTCTGGCAGTTAGGAAGAATACGTAAAAGTCAAGGAAATATAGAAGATGCGATCGCAGCTTACACCAAAGCTTATAATGCTCTTCAATCATTACGCGGTGATTTAGTCGCAAACAATGCAGAACTACAGTTTTCTTTTCGCGATCGTGTCGAACCAATTTACCGAGAGTTAGTTGATTTAGACTTACAATATGCTGCTAGTTTGAATAAACAATTAAAAAATGACAAAAGTCAAAAATTGCTAACTCAAGCTCGTGATGTAATTGAATCTCTGCAAGTAGCTGAACTCAACAATTTTTTTCGAGAAGCTTGTGTAGAAAAAATTGCAAAACAGATTGATACAGTAGACAAAACAGCAGCGGTTATTTATCCAATAATTTTGGGCGATCGCCTAGAGGTTATTCTCAGCCTACCTAATCAACCTTTAACCCTTCATACAAAACAAATTTTTCGTCCAGCTTTTGACGAAACTGTAGAAATGGTGCAGCGTTCTTTGCTAACTCCTGATAGTATAGTAGAGAATCTTTTACCTGAATACAAAAAGTTATATGACTGGCTGATTCAACCACTAGAAAAGGAATTAGCAACAAGTAAAGTCAGTAACTTAGTTTTTGTCTTGGATGGTGAGTTGCGGAATATCCCAATGTCTATCCTTCATGATGGCAATAATTATCTCATAGAAAAGTATCCGATTGCTGTAACTTCTGGTTTGCAACTAATCGAACCAAAACCATTAGCTGAGATTAAGTTAAGAGCATTAACAGCCGGATTAAGCCAAGTTAGCAAAGAATTTACAGGACAATTTAAGCCATTAATATACGTAGAAGAGGAACTCAAACAAATTAAAAACTCTGGAATTCCATCTCAGCCGATCCTCAACGCTCAATTCACCAGCAAAGAATTCAAAAAAGAGATTGTTGGTTCTGGTTTTCCCATAGTCCATCTAGCTACTCACGGTCAGTTTAGCTCTAAAGCTGAAGATACGTTTATTCTTGCCTGGGATAGCCGAATTAATGTTATCGATTTTGGTAACTTATTAAGAAACAGCACACTTAATCAGGGTAGACCAATCGAATTATTGGTTCTCTCTGCCTGCGAGACAGCTAGTGGAGACGAACGCGCTGCTTTAGGATTGGCTGGGGTAGCAGTGCGAGCTGGTGCTAGAAGTACCCTAGCAACACTTTGGTCAGTAGAAGATAAAAGTACTGCCAAAATCATGGGTGAATTGTATCGTCAGTTAGAGCAAGCTAAAGAAAAGAAAATAAATAGAGCGCAAGTACTGCAATATTCACAATTGAGTTTGTTAAAAGACTCGAAAGAAAAGCAATACAATCATCCTCATTACTGGGCGCCTTTTGTTCTGGTGGGAAATTGGCAATAG
- a CDS encoding two-partner secretion domain-containing protein, with translation MEQSWKTLFLLTFFCTFGLITSAKAQITPDNGLGAETSTVVQPNQPINGIPINQIDQINGGARRGGNLFHSFGEFNVNAQRAAYFSNPDGVANILTRVTGVNRSNILGTLGVLGNANLFLINPNGIFFGPNASLDVRGSFLGSSANSLLFDNGFEFSATNPQAPPLLTVNIPIGLGFRDNPGEIRVQGQGNNLSFDSEGFTFTRESTPPGLAVQPGKTLALIGGSVNLEGGNLIADGGRIEVGSVAGSGVVSLTPIDKGWQLGYENVSSLGDIFLSGKASIDTSSNAGAGDIQVQGRNVKLTDGSGIFAFTGSQAGGTVSVNASDTLEVIGTGVSEKGLVPSTLYTAVSPNGNGTGGNLILRTRQFIQRGGSQVGSDTYGVGTAGNTIVNASESVTLNGTSDNRVIPTALGTVVQGTASGNGARLTVETKRLRVEDGAQLVTFTLSQGNAASLVLNASESTEVVGSSQDGTWKSAISSRAFGDTTANGGAINLETGKLIVRDGAVITASSQGTGNAGDINVKSRSIFLDNQGGINATAMLGNGGNIYLNVQDYLRMRGNSEISTSAGGNGGNIFINNLPNYRGFAIAVPSENNDIIANASEGQGGKITINSPRVFGLVERSRADLKRLGVQDLNPRNLPTSDITAFSQQQPQLNGNVSIQSPDVDPSRGLVELPETVTDPTQRIAQSPCQQGFGNEFVVTGRGGLPTTPNQTLSSDNVRVDLLQPVASSVHSRSAAIKPATNSTATRVPAQGWIFNDKGQVVLTAYDPTNTGSQRSFSTAAACPAR, from the coding sequence ATGGAACAGAGTTGGAAAACGCTCTTTCTGTTAACCTTTTTTTGCACCTTTGGTTTGATAACCAGCGCTAAAGCGCAAATCACTCCAGACAACGGTTTGGGTGCAGAAACTTCCACCGTTGTCCAGCCGAATCAACCGATTAACGGCATTCCCATCAATCAAATCGATCAGATTAATGGAGGTGCAAGACGCGGGGGAAACCTTTTCCACAGTTTTGGCGAATTTAATGTCAATGCACAAAGAGCAGCCTATTTTTCCAATCCAGACGGGGTTGCAAACATTCTGACTCGCGTTACTGGGGTAAATCGCTCTAATATTCTGGGCACACTTGGAGTTTTGGGTAACGCCAATCTCTTCTTGATTAATCCTAACGGAATTTTCTTTGGACCCAATGCCAGTTTAGATGTGCGTGGTTCCTTTTTGGGAAGTTCGGCAAACAGTCTTCTATTTGACAATGGGTTTGAATTTAGTGCTACCAACCCCCAAGCACCACCATTATTAACTGTGAATATTCCCATTGGCTTGGGATTTCGGGATAATCCCGGAGAAATTCGCGTGCAGGGTCAGGGTAACAATCTCAGCTTTGATTCAGAGGGTTTTACCTTTACAAGAGAATCAACTCCTCCCGGTCTTGCAGTCCAACCCGGTAAAACTCTCGCTCTTATAGGGGGTAGTGTGAACCTGGAAGGAGGAAATTTAATCGCTGATGGTGGCAGAATTGAAGTTGGCAGTGTCGCAGGTTCTGGTGTAGTCAGTTTGACACCGATAGACAAGGGCTGGCAGTTGGGATATGAGAATGTGTCTTCTTTGGGGGACATCTTTTTGTCTGGAAAGGCATCAATAGACACTAGTAGCAATGCAGGTGCTGGAGATATTCAAGTACAAGGTAGAAATGTCAAACTCACAGATGGTTCTGGAATTTTTGCTTTTACTGGCTCTCAAGCTGGGGGAACTGTTAGCGTCAATGCTTCAGATACTTTGGAAGTCATCGGCACGGGAGTATCAGAAAAAGGTTTGGTTCCTAGCACTTTATATACAGCCGTCTCCCCAAATGGCAACGGTACTGGAGGCAATTTAATTCTGCGAACTAGACAGTTTATCCAACGCGGTGGTTCACAGGTGGGATCGGATACTTATGGTGTTGGCACTGCTGGTAACACAATTGTCAACGCTTCTGAATCTGTGACACTAAATGGCACATCAGACAATCGTGTTATTCCCACTGCCTTAGGTACTGTTGTGCAGGGAACAGCAAGCGGTAATGGTGCTAGGTTAACTGTAGAAACAAAGCGGCTCCGGGTAGAAGATGGGGCACAACTGGTAACTTTTACTTTAAGCCAAGGAAACGCAGCTTCCTTAGTTCTAAATGCTTCTGAGTCAACGGAAGTTGTTGGTTCCTCACAAGATGGTACTTGGAAAAGTGCTATATCTAGTAGAGCTTTTGGAGATACAACAGCTAATGGTGGTGCGATAAACTTGGAAACTGGAAAGTTAATTGTTCGGGATGGGGCTGTAATAACTGCAAGTAGTCAAGGTACAGGAAATGCCGGCGATATTAACGTGAAATCTCGCTCTATTTTTTTGGATAACCAAGGAGGCATTAATGCTACAGCAATGCTAGGAAATGGCGGAAATATTTACTTAAACGTGCAAGATTACTTGCGTATGCGCGGCAATAGTGAAATTTCTACCTCTGCGGGTGGTAATGGAGGCAACATTTTTATCAATAATCTACCAAATTATCGAGGCTTTGCGATCGCCGTACCTTCAGAAAATAACGACATCATCGCTAATGCTTCCGAAGGTCAGGGAGGAAAGATTACAATCAACTCTCCCCGCGTTTTTGGGCTAGTGGAACGTAGTCGAGCAGACCTTAAGAGATTAGGTGTTCAAGATTTAAACCCAAGAAATTTACCTACAAGTGACATTACTGCCTTTTCGCAACAACAACCCCAATTAAATGGTAATGTAAGCATTCAATCACCAGATGTTGATCCCAGTCGTGGGTTAGTTGAATTGCCAGAAACTGTCACCGACCCGACACAGAGAATTGCTCAAAGTCCTTGTCAACAAGGTTTCGGCAATGAATTTGTTGTCACCGGACGCGGTGGTTTACCAACAACTCCCAATCAAACTCTCAGCAGTGATAATGTTCGCGTTGATTTGCTACAACCTGTTGCCAGTTCAGTCCATTCTCGTAGTGCAGCTATAAAACCTGCAACCAATTCTACCGCGACACGCGTACCTGCTCAAGGATGGATATTCAACGATAAAGGTCAGGTAGTTCTCACCGCATACGATCCTACTAATACTGGCTCTCAACGTTCTTTTAGCACTGCTGCTGCTTGCCCTGCGCGTTAA